A genomic segment from Bombus affinis isolate iyBomAffi1 chromosome 13, iyBomAffi1.2, whole genome shotgun sequence encodes:
- the LOC126923774 gene encoding uncharacterized protein LOC126923774, translating to MKPLVMQEYKKKHGITSLYPETFLYYGVRGTNVLWSTAFCHAHCETHTTFGIDFSKVWAMQKNNDTIDVRLFVRASQNIQIRLYQTPSIEYPSVTVIISKDVTTLTYQEFEESSKHYLKEISTSGLLDFWSWREFSISIFGGHLRVYSHKQRGAIELLYMNEIFFASLRWFSIGSEKTIAQWTLFCSPEGNIPRFKSSCYAYLSSDVRNLNFIVECNYTEENILNK from the exons ATGAAACCTTTAGTGATGCAGGAATATAAGAAAAAACATGGAATTACAAGCTTGTATCCAGAAACGTTTCTGTATTATGGAGTTCGCGGGACGAACGTTTTATGGAGCACCGCGTTCTGTCACGCTC ATTGCGAGACGCATACGACTTTCGGCATTGATTTTTCGAAAGTTTGGGCCATGcaaaaaaataacgatacgatcGATGTTCGGCTTTTCGTTCGTGCGAGCCAAAATATCCAAATACGTTTGTATCAAACTCCATCGATAGAATATCCCTCTGTGAcg GTAATAATAAGCAAAGACGTTACGACACTTACGTATCAAGAATTCGAAGAATCGTCGAAACATTATTTAAAAGAGATTTCCACCTCAGGCTTGCTCGATTTTTGGTCATGGAGAGAGTTCAGCATCAG CATTTTTGGCGGACATTTACGCGTGTATTCACACAAGCAGAGAGGTGCTATCGAATTATTGTACATGAACGAAATCTTTTTTGCTAGTTTGAGGTGGTTTAGCATTGGAAGCGAAAAGACAATAGCGCAATGGACGCTGTTTTGTTCTCCGGAAGGTAACATTCCTCGATTTAAATCTTCGTGTTACGCGTATTTATCGTCAGATGTGCGTAATTTAAATTTCATAGTAGAATGCAATTATACTGAAGAAAATATACTCAATAAATGA
- the LOC126922979 gene encoding plasminogen-like has protein sequence MAGTANDYMGTLSKTRSGRDCDKWPIRPKLPAMAQNASRANTTKTTRVRSAKIGANVAVAKTSLTVGREYFNDSVFPEGSAKNASNYCRNPSRNIAGTWCYTKDPLVPHDLCNVRDCEKPDLPYEIVSSVNFH, from the exons ATGGCAGGTACGGCGAACGATTACATGGGAACACTTTCGAAAACACGTTCAGGACGTGATTGTGACAAATGGCCAATCAGACCTAAATTACCAGCGATGGCCCAAAATGCGTCTCGAGCAAATACCACCAAAACGACTCGCGTCAGATCTGCAAAAATTGGAGCAAATGTAGCAGTTGCCAAAACCAGTTTGACAGTCGGtagagaatatttcaatgatagCGTCTTTCCAGAAGGAAGTGCCAAGAATGCCAGTAATTATTGCAGAAATCCGTCGCGTAATATCGCCGGCACTTGGTGTTACACCAAGGATCCTTTGGTGCCCCATGATCTATGCAACGTTAGAGATTGTGAGAAACCAG ATCTTCCATATGAAATAGTTTCCTCGGTGAATTTTCATTAG